The Yersinia entomophaga nucleotide sequence TCCGGCTGCGCCATCGGCTTCAGCGGCGAAAAACGTTGAAGTGCCTGACATCGGCGGTGACGAAGTTGAAGTGACCGAAGTGATGGTGAAAGTGGGCGATAAAGTTGCCGCTGAACAATCCTTGATCACCGTTGAAGGCGACAAAGCTTCCATGGAAGTTCCAGCTCCATTTGCTGGCACCGTGAAAGAAATCAAAATCAGCACCGGCGATAAAGTGAGCACCGGTTCTATGATTATGGTCTTCGAAGTTGAAGGCGCAGCTCCTGCGGCAGCTCCGGCTCCACAAGCAGCGGCACCTGCGGCAGCGGCTCCGGCCAAAGCGGCAGCGCCAGCAGCCAAAGCGGAAAGCAAAGGTGAATTCGCGGAGAATGCAGCTTACGTTCACGCTACTCCGGTCGTGCGTCGTTTGGCTCGTGAATTCGGCGTTAACCTGGCGAAAGTGAAAGGAACTGGCCGTAAAGGTCGTATCCTGCGCGAAGACGTTCAGGCATACGTGAAAGATGCAGTGAAACGTGCTGAAGCTGCTCCGGCAGCAGCGGCTGGCGGCGGTCTACCAGGCATGCTGCCTTGGCCGAAAGTTGACTTCAGCAAGTTCGGTGAAATCGAAGAAGTGGAATTAGGTCGTATCCAGAAAATCTCTGGTGCTAACCTGAGCCGCAACTGGGTCATGATTCCTCATGTTACTCAGTTCGACGAAGCGGATATCACTGACGTTGAAGCATTCCGTAAGCAACAAAACGTTGAAGCTGAGAAGAAGAAACAGGATCTGAAGATCACCCCGCTGGTGTTCCTGATGAAAGCCGCTGCTAAAGCATTGGAAGAGTTCCCACGCTTTAACAGCTCTATTTCTGAAGACGGTCAGAAACTGACGCTGAAGAAATACATCAACATTGGTGTGGCTGTTGATACGCCAAACGGTCTGGTTGTTCCGGTCTTCCGTGATGTTAACAAGAAGGGCATCGTTGAGTTGTCTCGCGAGCTGTCTGTTATCTCTAAGAAAGCACGTGACGGCAAACTGACCGCATCCGATATGCAGGGCGGCTGCTTCACCATCTCCAGCCTGGGCGGCATCGGCGGTACGGCGTTTACGCCTATCGTCAACGCACCAGAAGTGGCTATCCTGGGTGTGTCTAAATCATCCATGAAACCTGTTTGGAATGGTAAAGAGTTCGCACCGCGTCTGATGTTGCCTCTGTCTCTCTCCTTCGATCACCGCGTGATTGATGGGGCGGCAGGTGCTCGCTTCGCAGCTTACATTGCCACCATTATGGCTGATATTCGCCGTCTGGTTATGTAATAGCTTAGGCCGGCCTAGCGCCGGCCTTATTATTACTTAGCTTATGGTTATATCACTGATAGTTATGAACCGACCTTGTTTCGCTCGTTACATTAGTAGACAAGGTTGTTGAGACACTCGTCACGCGATGCGGCTTTTCAGTCTATTAACAATTCTGTAAACTGCTCGCAGTGTAAGCGTCCCGGTGGATGAAGGGCGTTATGAACTTTATTAGCCTAATAAATGACGTCTGACCCGCCGGACAAACAATTAAGAGGTCATGATGAGTACTGAAATTAAAACTCAGGTCGTGGTACTTGGGGCGGGCCCAGCAGGATATTCTGCTGCTTTTCGTTGTGCGGACTTAGGTCTGGAAACTATTCTGGTTGAGCGTTACTCCACTCTGGGTGGTGTTTGCTTGAACGTGGGTTGTATCCCGTCAAAAGCATTGCTGCATGTTGCAAAAGTGATCGAAGAAGCCAAGGCGCTGGCTGAGCACGGCATTGTTTTTGGCGAGCCTAAGACTGACATTGATAAAGTTCGTGTCTGGAAAGATAAAGTTATCAATCAGTTGACCGGTGGTTTGGCAGGTATGGCTAAAGGCCGTAAAGTCAAAGTAGTTAACGGTTTCGGTAAATTTACCGGTGCGAATACTTTGGTCGTTGAAGGTGAAAATGGTCCAACCACCATCACCTTTGATAATGCCATTATCGCTGCGGGTTCTCGTCCGATCCAACTGCCATTCATTCCTCATGAAGATCCACGCGTGTGGGATTCAACGGATGCACTGGCACTGAAATCTGTCCCAGAACGTCTGTTGGTCATGGGCGGTGGCATCATCGGTCTGGAAATGGGTACCGTTTACCATGCTCTGGGTTCGAAAATTGATGTGGTAGAAATGTTCGATCAGGTGATTCCAGCGGCTGATAAAGACGTAGTGAAAGTATTCACAAAGCGTATCAGCAAGCAGTTCAACCTGATGCTGGAAACTAAAGTTACAGCAGTAGAAGCCAAAGAAGACGGTATCTATGTAACGATGGAAGGCAAAAAAGCGCCAGCAGAACCACAGCGTTACGATGCAGTTCTGGTTGCGATTGGCCGTGTACCTAACGGTAAACTGCTGGATGCGGGTCAGGCTGGTGTAGAAGTTGACGAGCGTGGTTTCATCAACGTCGACAAACAGCTACGTACGAATGTACCGCACATCTTTGCAATCGGTGACATCGTGGGTCAGCCAATGCTGGCACATAAAGGTGTTCATGAAGGCCACGTTGCCGCTGAAGTTATCGCCGGTATGAAGCACTACTTCGATCCGAAAGTGATTCCATCCATTGCGTACACTGAACCAGAAGTCGCATGGGTTGGTTTGACCGAGAAAGAAGCGAAAGAGAAAGGCATCAGCTACGAAACCTCCACCTTCCCGTGGGCGGCATCTGGCCGTGCTATCGCTTCAGATTGCGCAGACGGTATGACCAAACTGATCTTCGACAAAGAAACTCACCGTATCATCGGTGGTGCTATTGTCGGTACCAACGGTGGGGAACTGTTGGGGGAAATCGGTCTGGCAATTGAGATGGGTTGTGATGCAGAAGATCTGGCATTGACTATCCATGCTCACCCGACGTTGCACGAATCCGTTGGTTTGGCTGCTGAGATTTACGAAGGTAGCATTACCGACCTGCCTAACCCTAAAGCGAAAAAGAAATAATTTCTGATTGCTGATGTGTTAGTTAAAGCGGCTCCTGATTCAGGGGCCGTTTTTTATTGGGAAAAATGTGTCAATGAACGGAATCAGTTAACCTGCGGTACTGGCGGCAATGGTTCATCGGTAAGAGCCAGCATGTCGACCTTGAAGCTTGAGCCATCTGCTGATTCTTCTATATTTGTGACAAGGAAACGGCTTTTAGGCAAGAAGATACGCTCCTCTCCAGGCTCGTCGAGTAATTCGCTGATATCAGTGCTGTTGGTGCGTTCAAGAAAATATTTTATGGTATATCTGACGTTGATTTTTCCCTCTTCCAGCTCTTGACTATTGAATTGGTCGATAAGTTCTTCATCCGCGGTAGTGCTTAAGAATGTATCTATTTGAATGGTTTCTTCAGGTATAACTTTAGATAAGAACTCTGCGCGATCTCTGACTTCCCCTCGGTAAACTTCGCTAACGCTGCTCTCTTCTTCGGAAATAATATAGCCGCTCTCACGTAATGAGACATTAATATCAGAATGGTTATCTAATG carries:
- the aceF gene encoding pyruvate dehydrogenase complex dihydrolipoyllysine-residue acetyltransferase, which gives rise to MSIEINVPDIGADEVEVTEIMVKVGDTVEVEQSLIAVEGDKASMEVPSPQAGVVKEIKVAVGDKVETGKLIMVFESATGASAAPAKAEEQAAAPAPAAAPAASAAKDVAVPDIGSDEVEVTEIMVKVGDSVEAEQSLITVEGDKASMEVPAPFAGIVKEIKINTGDKVSTGSMIMVFEVAGAAAPAAAAPAPAAAPAAAPAAPSASAAKNVEVPDIGGDEVEVTEVMVKVGDKVAAEQSLITVEGDKASMEVPAPFAGTVKEIKISTGDKVSTGSMIMVFEVEGAAPAAAPAPQAAAPAAAAPAKAAAPAAKAESKGEFAENAAYVHATPVVRRLAREFGVNLAKVKGTGRKGRILREDVQAYVKDAVKRAEAAPAAAAGGGLPGMLPWPKVDFSKFGEIEEVELGRIQKISGANLSRNWVMIPHVTQFDEADITDVEAFRKQQNVEAEKKKQDLKITPLVFLMKAAAKALEEFPRFNSSISEDGQKLTLKKYINIGVAVDTPNGLVVPVFRDVNKKGIVELSRELSVISKKARDGKLTASDMQGGCFTISSLGGIGGTAFTPIVNAPEVAILGVSKSSMKPVWNGKEFAPRLMLPLSLSFDHRVIDGAAGARFAAYIATIMADIRRLVM
- the lpdA gene encoding dihydrolipoyl dehydrogenase, which produces MSTEIKTQVVVLGAGPAGYSAAFRCADLGLETILVERYSTLGGVCLNVGCIPSKALLHVAKVIEEAKALAEHGIVFGEPKTDIDKVRVWKDKVINQLTGGLAGMAKGRKVKVVNGFGKFTGANTLVVEGENGPTTITFDNAIIAAGSRPIQLPFIPHEDPRVWDSTDALALKSVPERLLVMGGGIIGLEMGTVYHALGSKIDVVEMFDQVIPAADKDVVKVFTKRISKQFNLMLETKVTAVEAKEDGIYVTMEGKKAPAEPQRYDAVLVAIGRVPNGKLLDAGQAGVEVDERGFINVDKQLRTNVPHIFAIGDIVGQPMLAHKGVHEGHVAAEVIAGMKHYFDPKVIPSIAYTEPEVAWVGLTEKEAKEKGISYETSTFPWAASGRAIASDCADGMTKLIFDKETHRIIGGAIVGTNGGELLGEIGLAIEMGCDAEDLALTIHAHPTLHESVGLAAEIYEGSITDLPNPKAKKK